Proteins from a genomic interval of Corynebacterium freiburgense:
- a CDS encoding permease, producing MRIDVPTATWAFPLLSAVSLTGAFIVIIAEGRIFTLPSNMDMWATIFLAIMVQAIPFLLLGTLLSGAIAAWIPSSVFHKIPRGIPFAALSSMVLPACECASVPVANSLMRRGISQAQALVFLVASPAINPVVLVATAVAFPDNPTMVWARFLASFLAAIIIGWIWKKVGHEIDIPHDHEHHHGFIDTAARDFLQAGSFLVPGAMLAAAFKTWIPLNFGTGILIPVLMLVGAAIILSLCSEADAFVAASFTSAPAAAQLAFMVVGPMIDLKLILLHAGTFGTRFAIRFLPLVLICATTVSILVSFALFGIDGR from the coding sequence ATGCGTATCGACGTCCCTACCGCCACATGGGCTTTCCCCCTGTTGAGCGCGGTGTCCCTTACGGGCGCTTTTATTGTGATTATTGCTGAGGGTCGAATTTTTACACTGCCTTCAAACATGGACATGTGGGCCACTATTTTCTTAGCGATTATGGTGCAGGCAATCCCGTTCTTGTTGCTCGGTACGCTGTTATCAGGGGCTATCGCTGCGTGGATTCCATCATCGGTGTTTCATAAAATCCCTCGTGGAATTCCATTTGCTGCATTATCAAGTATGGTGTTGCCAGCTTGTGAATGTGCGTCAGTGCCAGTGGCGAATTCCCTGATGCGGCGTGGAATTTCACAGGCCCAAGCATTGGTTTTTCTCGTGGCTTCACCAGCAATTAATCCAGTGGTACTGGTTGCTACGGCGGTAGCCTTTCCGGATAACCCCACAATGGTGTGGGCGCGTTTTCTTGCCAGCTTTCTTGCAGCAATCATCATTGGTTGGATTTGGAAAAAAGTAGGCCATGAGATCGATATCCCCCACGACCATGAACATCACCACGGATTTATAGATACCGCTGCCCGAGACTTTCTTCAAGCAGGCAGTTTCCTTGTCCCAGGTGCGATGCTTGCAGCAGCCTTTAAGACATGGATACCGCTGAATTTTGGTACGGGAATTCTAATCCCAGTTCTAATGCTCGTGGGTGCGGCAATTATCTTGAGTCTTTGTTCAGAAGCTGACGCATTCGTTGCTGCCTCATTCACAAGTGCGCCAGCAGCAGCCCAATTGGCGTTTATGGTGGTGGGGCCGATGATCGACCTTAAGCTTATTCTGTTGCATGCTGGCACTTTTGGCACTCGCTTTGCCATACGCTTTCTACCGTTGGTCCTTATATGCGCCACGACTGTTTCTATATTGGTTAGCTTTGCCTTATTTGGGATTGACGGGAGATAA
- a CDS encoding DUF1707 SHOCT-like domain-containing protein, whose protein sequence is MSNEHVRISDAERNNAMNTLGAHFAAGRLTLPEYEERCDQIFAATTRGELQPLFADLPSADRLPATTGRSYSVAEIDELRRRNAKPKAGILGLTAIAAIAGSIALQSTVGPLLLFLIPTVYILLYVMKLGPSEWHMPSPHQLERERLRELRTRAKMREIEMKQESRARQHEIANQAMNLAEGFLKKKTS, encoded by the coding sequence ATGAGCAATGAACACGTCCGGATCAGCGACGCAGAGCGCAATAACGCAATGAACACATTGGGCGCACACTTCGCTGCGGGTCGTCTCACCTTGCCAGAATATGAAGAACGCTGCGACCAAATATTCGCCGCCACAACGCGCGGCGAACTCCAACCACTTTTCGCCGATTTACCTTCCGCAGACCGACTCCCAGCAACTACCGGACGGTCCTACTCTGTAGCGGAAATCGACGAACTACGGCGCCGAAACGCAAAACCTAAGGCCGGGATCCTAGGGCTCACCGCAATCGCGGCAATAGCAGGCTCTATTGCCTTACAATCCACCGTCGGACCGTTGCTACTATTCCTTATACCAACGGTTTATATCCTGCTATATGTAATGAAACTCGGCCCCAGCGAATGGCATATGCCGAGCCCACACCAACTCGAACGAGAACGCCTCCGCGAACTCCGGACTCGCGCCAAAATGCGAGAAATTGAGATGAAACAAGAAAGTCGGGCGCGCCAACACGAAATAGCGAACCAAGCAATGAACCTTGCAGAAGGTTTCTTGAAAAAGAAAACCTCATAG